A part of Ammospiza caudacuta isolate bAmmCau1 chromosome 7, bAmmCau1.pri, whole genome shotgun sequence genomic DNA contains:
- the TMEM61 gene encoding transmembrane protein 61 codes for MAAASFRYGLTITGAVLLVTGTLCFAWWSDGEVGSAGGARLLPPRDAEPVPSSSSSSSSSALLRSVSFFCCGIGGILLIFGLLWSVKANARVVSRRYQYHFPRDLQYFTAEPAEKWNCSSWDSSAIPTYEEALTCRPAQAAPAFVQPPGRKEEPTPPLYRYLEEEEEEGWQGGRRRSSSDSALFRPSPSWLDPAQPPEPQGTPPPSYENIIENSIENSIENTIGNSIGNSTVRGL; via the exons ATGGCAGCGGCCTCGTTCCGCTACGGGCTGACCATCACGGGCGCCGTGCTGCTGGTGACGGGCACGCTCTGCTTCGCCTGGTGGAGCGACGGCGAGGTGGGCTCGGCCGGCGGGGCTCGGCTGCTGCCGCCCCGGGATGCCGAGCCcgtgccctcctcctcctcctcctcctcgtccagCGCCCTGCTGCGCTCCGTCAGCTTCTTCTGCTGCGGCATCGGCGGCATCCTGCTCATCTTCGGCCTCCTGTGGTCCGTCAAGGCCAACGCCAGGGTGGTGTCGCGGCGCTACCAGTACCATTTCCCCCGGGACCTGCAGTACTTCACGGCAGAGCCCGCGGAGAAGTGGAACTGCAG CTCCTGGGACTCCAGCGCCATCCCCACCTACGAAGAAGCCCTGACCTGCagaccagcccaggctgccccgGCCTTTGTGCAGCCGCCGGGGCGGAAGGAGGAGCCCACGCCGCCCCTGTACCGCtacctggaggaggaggaggaggagggctggcagggcgGGCGGCGCCGCAGCTCCTCGGACAGCGCCCTGTTCCGCCCCAGCCCGTCCTGGCTGGATCCGGCGCAGCCCCCGGAGCCGCAGGGAACGCCGCCCCCCAGCTACGAGAACATCATCGAGAACAGCATCGAGAACAGCATCGAGAATACCATCGGGAACAGCATCGGGAACAGCACCGTGCGGGGGCTCTGA